A single Dreissena polymorpha isolate Duluth1 chromosome 14, UMN_Dpol_1.0, whole genome shotgun sequence DNA region contains:
- the LOC127857070 gene encoding nascent polypeptide-associated complex subunit alpha, muscle-specific form-like isoform X14 produces the protein MLYANIVVIKRNGSDGASFPLTSTSCLFGRNHDCDIRIQLPQVGLEHCRLEVNENKEVFLVNLNKGHQVEVNGKPIQDSVQLNHKDVFSIIDRLFRLEFPTLSPQKMLKTPSSTPKATSKTPGKSPAISRKQSPSPGRHATPLAGHQPRGRTPKPSPKSILVAQNTPVSVKTTPIARPGSTPSSVKSVSKTKLTPRALSTPVVDMSQPGSSKKPFTSKTNSMNILANPIVEAVKQSTHSVPSPKVATPKQATPKPASAKVATPKPATPTVASPKVSTPKPANPRVASPKVATPKPATPRAESPRVATPKPATPRAASPKVATPKPATPRAQSPKVATPKPATSRAASPKVATPKPATPRAASPKVATPKPATPRAASPKVATPKPATPRAESPKVATPKPATPRAASPKVATPKPATPRAASPKVATPKPATPGAASPKVATPKPATPRAASPKVATPKPATPRAESPKVATPKPATYRAASPKVATPKPATPKAASPKVATPDPATPKPASTNVASPKPATPRAASPKVATPKPATPKAASPKKTPKSTTPLAWTTTPKVIFDTNNSAGKKTKDTPKAKNPVTPKSSSKKRPADDQGSAVAPSAKRKRVSFGPKLSPELFVKKLPPSTPVRRGALPPRVVELPKPSSSPLLKRRSLAAPQKSPIREESPAKKSSPKSAKKTLATVPGTPDAPSTSVSTAPAEKSPKGRSPSPKKPAGRSRSVSPAKKSQSPSSKGRRSTPLAAVSKSDTPVAVVAPLPSTPTTKEQSPKKSPKNTTPSQQRSRSVSPSKRSPKSSSPRSHSASPAQSPKSSKKTQLHQAVVNPVAEVARPPSPRKSTSPFKKASSETPKSQPKLSSPKTLPSKASSKAASPKRARSLSSSTKSTPKSGRKSSPVKSAKKLAKKSSRKSAGDANLKGLKRLMKTPKNKTNNNINESFTGLADMLLQSTPIISTPASARSKARPASPVNTVVESAAVPAVESASVLKAVKTPKSIKKSTPKSATLKSIKKTPRMEKNLKRKRSSPGMIVTVAVKRMKIGSPTPTKTLSPPVSLKKAVALRAIHGKKATPKLPKKTWADIVKKPAAVKTTPPKQQQSGPLVTAEGKNRTPPTVVRKAFPKTPRTKAALLAPSTGHIESPVTIIIGKKNRLVSKTPLRLPKKGRKSMIKKDKKKSMGRMSLGGVADLFTTPPQKSPVSSLSTPASNVGTPDSVLYADIPDTPNGPGEMFVSPLSVGKKSARKSVNLVGVKELFKGKTPAKSPSTPSGLKRMLASPKPTASPASPSGVARLFATPVSKPKASPAKSSSKKLTARKAVTNPKTVSPLSARGKKRALSPADFPLSKKPKLSGDVRAAVVESPVPATPKPARGTRNGGLKKLKTPVKTLKRTPKSKAVVKEVKSASPAKKGRSTRAGLKADTPAKSATQVKEAAVTVEASPAKKGRRGKPATPAKKTPVKKAAAAEKASVVVVDVPTPVEEKVAASPAKKGRATRRGKPASPAKKTPVKKTPVKKTPVKKTAVAKKTPEAISAPATEVSVPAPVQEEKVAASPVKKGRATRRGKPATPVKKTPVKKTPVKKTPVKKTPVKKTAVAKKAPEAISAPAPEVNVPAPVQEEKVATPVIAKLTGGRRAKVVVSPLKKSTKSAKKSPTPAKRGRAATAAVPLLETAAEQVTTVQQSAPTMEKVSTPAKASPVKKGRSTRRGKAASPVKKTPVKKAQATKAAPKPVTPVVQQEAIKVNSPVKSSPVKQGRTTRRGKAASPVKKTPVKKGQVTKAAPKTATPVKEQEVIKVATPAKATPAKKGRATRAAPKPATLVVEAPTVENTSQKRKAEVVDTVPAKKGKAASAETFVTATEPTVVVSPAKKGRAATRRGKAASPAKKGSSTKIAPVVAALVAEPEPVIVTVVKAKPGKRKAAEPGVAASPKKVKAAPQPSVKADSPVKAKRSTKGKEATPKVKKEKLAVKKATPAKRVTRARR, from the exons GTTTTTCTGGTAAACTTGAATAAAGGTCACCAGGTGGAAGTAAACGGAAAGCCAATTCAGGATTCTGTTCAACTGAATCACAAAGACGTGTTCTCCATCATCGATAGGTTATTTCGTCTTGAATTTCCTACACTATCACCTCAGAAGATGCTGAAGACCCCATCATCCACCCCAAAG GCCACGTCAAAAACCCCTGGAAAATCGCCTGCAATCTCCCGCAAGCAGTCCCCCTCACCAGGACGCCATGCCACCCCTTTAGCCGGTCACCAGCCAAGAGGAAGAACACCAAAACCTTCACCAAAGTCCATACTAGTTGCCCAGAATACTCCAGTGTCTGTTAAAACCACACCTATTGCAAGACCGGGTTCAACTCCATCTTCTGTTAAATCTGTTTCTAAAACCAAGCTCACTCCAAGGGCTTTGTCAACTCCAGTTGTTGACATGAGCCAACCCGGTTCTTCAAAGAAGCCTTTTACATCTAAGACAAATTCAATGAATATTTTGGCGAATCCAATAGTGGAGGCTGTAAAACAATCTACACATAGCGTTCCAAGTCCTAAGGTTGCAACACCCAAACAAGCTACTCCTAAGCCAGCAAGCGCAAAGGTAGCCACTCCTAAGCCAGCAACTCCAACGGTGGCAAGTCCGAAGGTATCTACCCCTAAGCCAGCAAACCCAAGGGTGGCAAGTCCAAAGGTTGCCACTCCTAAGCCAGCAACACCTAGGGCCGAAAGTCCTAGGGTAGCCACTCCTAAACCAGCAACACCTAGAGCTGCAAGTCCAAAGGTAGCCACTCCTAAACCAGCAACACCTAGGGCCCAAAGTCCAAAGGTAGCCACTCCTAAACCAGCAACATCTAGGGCCGCAAGTCCAAAGGTAGCCACTCCTAAACCAGCAACACCTAGGGCCGCAAGTCCTAAGGTAGCCACTCCTAAACCAGCAACACCTAGGGCAGCAAGTCCAAAGGTTGCCACTCCTAAGCCAGCAACACCTAGGGCAGAAAGTCCAAAG GTAGCCACTCCTAAACCAGCAACACCTAGGGCCGCGAGTCCAAAGGTAGCCACTCCTAAACCAGCAACACCTAGGGCCGCGAGTCCAAAG GTAGCCACTCCTAAACCAGCAACACCTGGGGCCGCAAGTCCAAAGGTAGCCACTCCTAAACCAGCAACACCTAGGGCAGCAAGTCCAAAGGTTGCCACTCCTAAGCCAGCAACACCTAGGGCAGAAAGTCCAAAGGTAGCCACTCCTAAACCAGCAACATACAGGGCCGCGAGTCCAAAAGTAGCCACTCCTAAGCCAGCAACACCTAAGGCAGCAAGTCCAAAGGTAGCCACTCCTGATCCAGCCACCCCAAAACCAGCAAGTACAAATGTGGCTTCTCCGAAACCAGCAACACCCAGGGCGGCGAGTCCAAAGGTTGCCACTCCTAAACCTGCAACACCTAAGGCAGCAAGTCCAAAGAAGACACCTAAATCCACAACACCATTGGCGTGGACAACTACTCCAAAG GTCATCTTTGATACAAATAACAGTGCTGGCAAGAAAACTAAAG ACACACCCAAGGCCAAGAATCCTGTCACCCCAAAAAGCAGTAGTAAAAAGAGGCCAGCAGATGACCAAGGCAGTGCTGTTGCACCATCAGCTAAGCGAAAACGCGTGTCATTTGGTCCAAAACTGAGCCCAGAGTTGTTTGTTAAAAAGCTGCCCCCCTCAACCCCTGTGCGCCGTGGGGCTCTGCCCCCCAGGGTTGTCGAATTGCCAAAACCTTCATCATCACCTTTGCTGAAAAGACGCTCACTTGCTGCACCGCAGAAGTCGCCTATCCGGGAGGAATCACCTGCAAAGAAGTCTTCTCCAAAAAGTGCAAAGAAGACTTTGGCAACTGTTCCTGGTACTCCGGATGCTCCATCCACCTCAGTTTCTACAGCTCCTGCAGAGAAATCACCCAAGGGACGATCACCTTCACCCAAGAAACCAGCTGGAAGGAGTCGATCTGTTTCTCCTGCTAAGAAGAGCCAGTCTCCATCTTCCAAGGGCAGAAGATCCACCCCGCTTGCAGCTGTATCTAAATCTGATACTCCAGTAGCTGTTGTTGCCCCTTTGCCATCTACACCTACTACAAAGGAGCAATCCCCTAAGAAATCTCCCAAAAATACAACTCCCAGCCAGCAGAGAAGTCGCTCCGTCTCTCCGAGTAAGAGATCTCCTAAAAGTTCGAGCCCTAGAAGTCATTCAGCTTCACCAGCCCAGTCTCCTAAGAGTTCTAAGAAGACACAGCTTCACCAAGCAGTTGTTAATCCCGTTGCTGAGGTTGCAAGACCACCTTCACCAAGAAAGTCTACATCACCCTTCAAGAAGGCTTCCTCAGAGACCCCTAAATCTCAGCCCAAGCTGTCATCACCTAAAACTTTGCCATCGAAAGCTTCATCAAAAGCAGCTTCACCTAAGCGTGCAAGGTCTCTGTCATCTTCAACAAAATCTACACCAAAGTCTGGACGCAAATCATCCCCAGTCAAATCAGCTAAAAAGTTGGCTAAGAAGAGTTCTAGAAAGTCTGCTGGTGATGCCAATCTGAAGGGCTTGAAAAGACTAATGAAGACACCCAAAAACAAAACtaataacaatataaatgagAGTTTTACTGGTTTAGCGGATATGTTGCTGCAAAGCACACCAATCATTTCAACACCAGCATCTGCTAGGTCAAAGGCAAGACCTGCTTCACCAGTGAATACAGTTGTTGAATCTGCTGCAGTTCCAGCTGTTGAATCTGCTTCAGTTCTTAAAGCAGTAAAGACCCCCAAATCCATCAAGAAATCAACACCCAAGTCAGCCACACTTAAGTCAATAAAAAAGACCCCAAGAATGGAAAAGAATCTTAAGCGCAAGAGGTCTTCCCCAGGCATGATCGTGACTGTTGCAGTAAAGAGAATGAAAATTGGTTCTCCTACCCCAACAAAGACGCTATCCCCTCCAGTGTCACTCAAGAAAGCAGTCGCTTTGAG GGCTATCCATGGTAAGAAAGCCACACCTAAACTCCCAAAGAAGACATGGGCTGATATTGTGAAAAAGCCTGCAGCAGTTAAAACTACTCCCCCAAAACAACAGCAGTCTGGACCTTTGGTGACAGCAGAAGGGAAAAATAGAACACCCCCAACTGTTGTTCGAAAG GCTTTTCCTAAAACGCCCAGAACCAAAGCTGCCTTGCTGGCTCCTTCGACTGGTCATATTGAGTCCCCAGTCACTATTATCATTGGTAAGAAGAATCGCCTGGTGTCCAAGACCCCTCTTCGATTGCCAAAGAAGGGAAGAAAGAGTATGATTAAG AAGGACAAGAAGAAGTCAATGGGCAGGATGAGTCTTGGTGGTGTTGCAGATCTTTTCACAACTCCACCTCAGAAGTCGCCAGTGTCTTCCCTCTCCACGCCAGCATCCAATGTTGGTACGCCTGACTCAGTGCTGTACGCAGATATACCAGACACTCCTAATGGCCCTGGTGAAATGTTTGTGTCTCCTCTGTCAGTTGGCAAGAAGTCAGCCAGGAAAAGTGTGAACTTGGTTGGAGTGAAAGAGCTCTTTAAGGGAAAGACTCCAGCGAAATCACCTTCAACCCCATCTGGCTTGAAGAGAATGCTTGCCTCCCCCAAGCCAACAGCAAGTCCGGCTAGTCCATCAGGGGTAGCAAGGTTGTTTGCCACACCTGTGAGCAAACCTAAG GCCTCTCCTGCCAAATCGTCAAGCAAGAAGTTGACTGCAAGGAAGGCTGTGACAAATCCTAAAACAGTGTCACCTCTCTCAGCTAG AGGTAAGAAGCGTGCTTTGTCCCCGGCTGATTTTCCACTCAGTAAGAAGCCGAAGCTATCCGGAGATGTGAGAGCTGCTGTTGTCGAGTCTCCTGTACCAGCTACACCCAAACCAGCAAG GGGAACACGGAATGGTGGGCTTAAAAAGCTGAAGACTCCAGTCAAGACGCTGAAACGTACTCCTAAATCCAAGGCAGTGGTTAAGGAAGTGAAATCAGCCTCCCCAGCCAAAAAGGGCCGATCTACAAGGGCTGGACTTAAGGCAGACACTCCAGCGAAATCTGCCACACAAGTGAAAGAGGCTGCTGTCACAG TTGAAGCCAGTCCAGCAAAGAAAGGAAGGCGAGGGAAGCCAGCAACTCCAGCCAAGAAAACTCCAGTCAAGAAGGCAGCTGCAGCTGAAAAGGCATCTGTGGTAGTTGTAGATGTACCGACTCCAGTAGAAGAGAAAG TTGCAGCCAGTCCTGCAAAGAAAGGAAGGGCTACAAGGCGAGGAAAGCCAGCTTCTCCAGCTAAGAAAACACCAGTAAAGAAGACACCAGTTAAGAAAACACCAGTAAAGAAGACAGCTGTAGCTAAGAAGACACCAGAAGCCATATCAGCACCTGCAACAGAAGTTAGTGTACCAGCACCTGTACAAGAAGAGAAAG TTGCAGCCAGTCCTGTAAAGAAAGGAAGGGCTACAAGGCGAGGAAAGCCAGCTACTCCAGTTAAGAAAACACCAGTAAAGAAGACGCCAGTTAAGAAAACACCTGTAAAGAAGACGCCTGTTAAGAAGACAGCTGTAGCTAAGAAGGCACCAGAAGCCATATCGGCACCTGCACCAGAAGTTAATGTGCCAGCACCTGTACAAGAAGAAAAAG TTGCCACCCCAGTAATAGCCAAGCTCACAGGCGGTCGCCGTGCCAAGGTGGTTGTTAGTCCACTTAAGAAAAGCACAAAATCTGCCAAGAAATCCCCCACTCCTGCCAAGAGGGGTAGAGCTGCAACGGCTGCTGTCCCTTTACTGGAAACAGCTGCTGAACAAGTCACAACAGTGCAACAATCGGCACCAACTATGGAGAAAG TTTCTACCCCAGCTAAGGCGTCTCCAGTAAAGAAGGGCCGTTCAACACGCCGTGGTAAGGCTGCAAGTCCAGTCAAAAAGACCCCTGTCAAGAAGGCACAAGCAACAAAGGCTGCACCTAAACCTGTTACTCCTGTTGTGCAACAAGAAGCTATTAAAG TGAATTCCCCAGTTAAGTCCTCTCCAGTAAAGCAGGGCCGTACAACAAGACGAGGAAAGGCTGCAAGCCCAGTCAAGAAGACACCTGTCAAGAAGGGACAAGTAACAAAGGCTGCACCTAAAACTGCTACACCTGTTAAAGAACAAGAAGTTATTAAAG TTGCTACCCCAGCCAAGGCCACCCCAGCCAAGAAGGGACGTGCAACAAGGGCTGCACCTAAGCCTGCTACTCTTGTTGTTGAAG CACCTACTGTAGAGAATACCAGCCAGAAACGGAAAGCAGAAGTTGTGGACACTGTTCCTGCTAAAAAGGGCAAAGCAGCATCTGCAGAAACTTTTGTGACAGCAACAG aGCCTACTGTTGTGGTCTCTCCTGCAAAGAAGGGGCGAGCAGCGACAAGGCGTGGAAAGGCAGCTAGTCCTGCAAAAAAGGGGAGTTCTACAAAAATTGCCCCAGTAGTTGCAGCACTTGTGGCTGAACCAGAGCCTGTCATAG TGACCGTGGTAAAAGCAAAGCCAGGAAAGAGAAAGGCTGCTGAACCAGGGGTAGCAGCATCTCCGAAGAAAGTTAAAGCAGCACCTCAGCCATCTGTTAAAGCTG ATTCGCCAGTGAAAGCCAAGCGTTCAACCAAAGGTAAAGAAGCTACCCCTAAAGTGAAGAAAGAGAAGCTGGCTGTCAAGAAAGCAACTCCTGCTAAACGCGTCACAAGGGCAAGAAGATAA